A single region of the Gossypium arboreum isolate Shixiya-1 chromosome 12, ASM2569848v2, whole genome shotgun sequence genome encodes:
- the LOC108477054 gene encoding uncharacterized protein LOC108477054 — MAMQTGVGFSKILILAGAGYTGTILLKNGKLSDMLGELQSLVKGLEKTGDQSDDSDALLAQVRRLSTEIRQLASARQITVLNGDSGVKLTSLVIPAATLGALGYGYMWWKGISFSDLFWVTKRNMALAVENLTKHLDSVSDALSAAKKHLTQRIQNLDDKMETQKEISKSIQASVEEARMDLSNIEYDLDALQRMISGLDGKIGSLEYKQDLANAGVWYLCNIVGGKKAKMPEALQEQLKLSGKPRTLLMHSGTPTTKGLKDFVDIFSASMKDSGRDAIVQDDIYNLEDEPRGLDRSISGRC, encoded by the exons ATGGCGATGCAAACCGGAGTCGGCTTTTCGAAGATTTTGATCCTTGCCGGCGCAG GTTACACCGGTACGATCCTTCTCAAGAACGGTAAGCTATCGGACATGTTAGGCGAATTGCAG TCTCTTGTGAAGGGACTGGAAAAAACTGGGGACCAATCAGATGATTCAGATGCCCTTCTGGCTCAG GTGCGTCGTCTCTCAACGGAGATTAGGCAACTGGCCTCAGCACGGCAGATAACTGTTCTGAATGGGGATTCCGGCG TTAAGTTAACCTCTCTGGTAATCCCTGCTGCTACCTTGGGGGCATTGGGTTATGGTTACATGTGGTGGAAG GGCATTTCGTTCTCTGATCTATTTTGGGTAACAAAACGCAATATGGCATTGGCTGTGGAGAACTTAACAAAACATCTGGATTCTGTGTCAGATGCTCTCTCT GCTGCAAAGAAGCATTTGACCCAACGTATCCAGAACCTGGATGATAAAATGGAAACACAAAAGGAAATCTCAAAAAGCATTCAAGCAAGT GTAGAAGAGGCTCGTATGGATCTTTCCAACATTGAATATGATTTGGATGCACTGCAGAGAATGATTTCTGGTTTG GATGGAAAAATAGGTTCATTGGAATATAAGCAG GATCTTGCCAATGCTGGTGTTTGGTACCTTTGTAACATTGTTGGGGGCAAGAAAGCAAAGATGCCTGAAGCCTTGCAG GAGCAACTTAAACTTTCTGGGAAACCTCGTACTTTACTAATGCATTCAGGAACTCCAACTACAAAG GGTCTGAAAGACTTTGTAGATATTTTTTCTGCAAGTATGAAAGATTCAGGTCGAGATGCTATCGTGCAAGATGATATTTATAATTTGGAGGATGAGCCAAGAGGCCTGGACAG GAGCATTTCAGGTAGGTGTTGA